A genomic region of Candidatus Kapaibacterium sp. contains the following coding sequences:
- a CDS encoding type II toxin-antitoxin system HicB family antitoxin: MKNEFNVIIERDAEGYYVADVPALRGCHTQAKSLDELMVRIKEVIELCLEAEQDFVQNEFIGFQKVFV; this comes from the coding sequence ATGAAAAATGAGTTTAACGTTATAATAGAACGAGACGCAGAAGGTTATTATGTTGCTGATGTTCCTGCTTTGCGGGGATGCCATACTCAAGCAAAATCTTTAGACGAATTGATGGTTAGAATTAAAGAGGTTATCGAATTATGCCTCGAAGCTGAACAAGACTTTGTGCAAAACGAATTTATCGGGTTTCAAAAAGTGTTTGTTTAA
- a CDS encoding type II toxin-antitoxin system HicA family toxin encodes MSNLKSYTGKELLTIHESLGFKLDRTKGSHHFLKHPDGRVTVIPIHSGETIGIGLFMKILKDIEISKEEFMKLK; translated from the coding sequence ATGAGTAATTTGAAAAGCTACACAGGTAAGGAGCTATTGACCATACATGAGAGTTTAGGGTTTAAGCTTGACCGCACCAAAGGAAGTCATCATTTTCTAAAGCATCCCGATGGACGGGTTACTGTTATACCAATTCATAGCGGTGAAACAATTGGCATTGGATTATTTATGAAAATCCTAAAAGATATTGAAATTTCAAAAGAAGAGTTTATGAAATTGAAGTAG
- a CDS encoding right-handed parallel beta-helix repeat-containing protein, whose protein sequence is MQKILIFGIIIIALLSFQNLHSQNFLVSDYGDESDFDIDDGIYAPPTLRSAIQNANKNGVAAVIKFLDNNATIQVVAPLPVINVPIKIEGSGLTLERIGFATYGLWITKDGSELRDIKVQGFNGAGIHWQGSDGIIENVTSRDNNGAGLNLNNAHRNTIGSSSTGYFSNVFSGATGTGGYGVSLLNSNDNVIQYCGIGVDAGSQKFANSRSGINIDSSYRNIIQNNTISGNDWHGIQIYCKGNDCSNIIENNMIGLEIFGQDSIPNKMSGILLNGTKGDTIRNNHISGNLSYGVHISTANCSNITVENNIIGTDKSTKNALPNAHGIQMSGSHNTIKNNIISGNNGNGIAFSSGANNITEIKGNIIGLDSGLTLAVPNNRGAFLAGQDIIFGDPDGIDFNYIAGNKSDGIFITGSTTNNIRIVRNIIGTNSIFPTAVFQNGGSGILVTYAAKNVKIDSNLVVACQKNGIEVVRIEFNFEGIPPIFHRPNFVLIRGNSIGPRIDLGDSSRIGGSGISVFAADSVLIEDNQIFGTNQNGITIGIQNPVYNADTTLKVRIFSNMIGDSSLTQHNKIDGDGIAVLNSGQIFIGGTGRGNMISNSDGSGINMLRAEYIYIDSNSIFAIKNHGIHIDSSDIIEINRNTIGPDSNLNQLKIVKDGIRMNDCQDVFVGSQNSTELANKIFYCQNGISVRGQSLRAYSYFNVFKNNELGGIELDDLVSYFNDGKYNDYMDLDSGSNQLQNTIDVEQAYAEGDSIVIKGHFNGAAFKLYKSEIYLTTAPPDSLKHTTQGLIPVEILNFETDEDGYAFIDTTFKNPLYAALISSYDFPTVIVHGENGTSSFSHLSYINPIIPFVDIEVIIDSVMSGVDEYGIVELYTKVKNIGIITALDVVIRDSVSNLQMKEASISNGIADVTDGAFIGLVSELQPGDSVIFVSKGKLMGVGEHTRIVSAFAEQNEPDTLNNSDTITFNVNPVKHNLSLNQGWNMISSYVEPTEAELEDIFAIIENFVVILKNNLGQIFFPSFGINDIGFWNALEGYQIYMSEAKTLEISGFKILPQSSPINLVAGWNMISYLRDSSMDIEAAFSTLNINDNLIIAKDNFGQVYFPIFGINTIGNLMPGQGYQLYLNQNTTLSYPDN, encoded by the coding sequence ATGCAAAAAATCCTAATTTTCGGAATAATAATAATTGCTTTGTTATCATTCCAAAACCTACATAGCCAGAATTTCTTGGTTTCAGATTATGGAGATGAATCTGATTTCGATATAGATGATGGTATATATGCCCCGCCAACATTACGCTCTGCAATTCAAAATGCAAACAAAAATGGTGTGGCAGCTGTTATAAAATTTTTAGATAATAACGCAACAATTCAAGTTGTTGCACCTTTGCCAGTAATTAATGTACCAATCAAAATCGAAGGTAGCGGGCTGACATTAGAACGCATCGGGTTTGCTACTTATGGCTTATGGATAACAAAGGATGGTTCAGAATTGCGTGATATCAAGGTTCAGGGTTTTAATGGTGCGGGAATCCATTGGCAAGGCAGTGATGGAATTATTGAAAATGTCACAAGCAGGGATAACAATGGTGCCGGGCTTAATTTGAATAACGCACATAGAAATACAATTGGTTCTTCATCAACGGGTTATTTTTCTAATGTATTTAGTGGGGCTACCGGTACCGGAGGGTATGGAGTCTCTTTATTAAACAGTAATGATAATGTTATCCAATATTGTGGAATTGGAGTGGATGCCGGTAGTCAAAAGTTTGCGAACTCACGTTCCGGAATTAATATAGATAGTAGCTATAGAAATATCATTCAGAATAATACAATTAGTGGAAATGATTGGCATGGAATCCAAATTTACTGCAAGGGGAATGACTGTAGTAATATAATTGAGAACAATATGATTGGACTTGAAATTTTTGGACAGGATAGCATACCTAACAAAATGAGTGGGATTTTACTAAATGGTACAAAAGGTGATACCATCAGGAACAATCATATTTCCGGAAACCTTTCTTACGGTGTTCACATTTCTACGGCAAACTGCTCAAATATTACTGTTGAAAACAATATAATCGGCACTGACAAATCAACAAAAAATGCACTTCCCAATGCACACGGAATCCAAATGTCAGGTTCGCATAATACTATTAAAAACAATATAATTTCAGGTAATAATGGCAATGGAATAGCATTTTCATCAGGCGCCAATAATATCACGGAGATTAAGGGCAATATTATCGGCTTAGATTCAGGTCTCACTCTTGCTGTTCCAAATAACAGGGGTGCTTTTCTTGCAGGTCAAGACATTATATTTGGCGACCCCGATGGAATTGATTTCAACTATATTGCCGGAAATAAATCCGATGGAATTTTCATTACAGGTTCAACTACAAATAATATTAGAATTGTGAGGAACATAATTGGCACGAATTCGATTTTCCCTACAGCCGTATTTCAAAATGGCGGTTCAGGTATCTTAGTCACATATGCTGCGAAAAATGTAAAAATTGATTCTAATTTAGTGGTAGCTTGCCAGAAAAATGGTATTGAAGTTGTTAGAATTGAATTTAATTTTGAAGGCATTCCGCCGATTTTTCATAGACCAAATTTTGTATTGATACGCGGCAATTCAATTGGTCCTCGAATAGATTTAGGGGATTCATCTCGAATTGGTGGCTCCGGAATTAGTGTTTTTGCAGCAGATTCTGTACTCATTGAAGACAATCAAATATTTGGTACTAACCAAAATGGAATAACAATAGGTATTCAAAACCCTGTGTATAATGCTGATACAACTTTGAAAGTGAGAATTTTCAGTAATATGATTGGAGATTCTTCTTTGACTCAGCATAATAAAATTGACGGAGATGGAATTGCTGTTTTAAATTCCGGACAAATATTTATTGGGGGTACCGGTCGAGGTAATATGATTTCGAACTCTGATGGTTCCGGAATTAATATGTTAAGAGCAGAGTATATATACATAGATAGCAATTCAATTTTTGCCATTAAAAATCATGGAATCCATATTGACTCATCAGACATTATCGAAATTAATAGAAATACGATTGGTCCTGATTCAAATCTAAACCAATTGAAAATTGTTAAAGATGGCATTAGAATGAATGATTGTCAAGATGTGTTTGTAGGTAGTCAAAATTCTACAGAATTGGCTAATAAAATTTTTTACTGCCAAAATGGAATATCGGTCAGAGGGCAATCCTTAAGAGCATATTCGTATTTTAATGTGTTCAAGAATAATGAATTAGGAGGAATTGAACTTGATGACTTAGTAAGCTATTTCAATGACGGTAAATATAATGATTATATGGACCTTGATTCAGGAAGTAATCAACTTCAGAATACAATTGATGTGGAGCAAGCTTATGCAGAAGGTGATTCTATTGTAATAAAAGGGCATTTTAACGGAGCAGCATTCAAATTATACAAGTCGGAAATTTATCTTACCACCGCACCTCCGGATAGTCTGAAACATACAACTCAAGGATTAATACCGGTTGAAATTCTCAATTTCGAAACAGATGAAGATGGTTATGCTTTCATTGACACAACTTTCAAAAACCCCCTTTATGCTGCTTTAATAAGTTCATATGATTTCCCTACTGTGATTGTACATGGTGAAAACGGCACATCCTCCTTTTCTCATTTAAGCTATATAAACCCTATCATTCCATTTGTAGATATTGAAGTGATTATTGATAGTGTTATGTCCGGTGTTGATGAATATGGTATAGTCGAATTATATACAAAAGTTAAAAATATTGGTATAATTACTGCACTTGATGTGGTAATCCGAGATTCAGTTTCTAATCTTCAAATGAAGGAAGCTTCTATTTCTAACGGCATTGCAGACGTAACTGATGGCGCATTTATAGGTCTGGTTTCTGAATTACAACCCGGTGATTCGGTAATTTTCGTAAGTAAAGGGAAATTGATGGGAGTAGGTGAACATACACGAATCGTATCAGCTTTCGCAGAGCAAAATGAACCTGACACTCTGAATAATTCGGATACAATAACTTTCAATGTCAATCCTGTAAAACACAATTTATCATTAAATCAAGGTTGGAATATGATTTCTTCATATGTCGAACCGACAGAAGCCGAATTAGAAGATATCTTTGCAATAATAGAAAATTTTGTTGTTATTTTGAAGAATAATCTCGGACAAATATTTTTCCCATCATTTGGTATAAATGATATTGGATTTTGGAATGCCTTAGAAGGCTATCAAATATACATGTCCGAAGCAAAAACTTTGGAGATTTCAGGATTCAAAATCTTGCCACAAAGTAGTCCGATAAATTTAGTTGCGGGCTGGAATATGATTTCATATCTACGTGATAGCTCAATGGATATTGAAGCAGCCTTTTCTACACTTAATATCAATGACAATTTGATTATTGCTAAAGACAATTTTGGGCAAGTTTACTTTCCAATATTTGGCATAAATACGATTGGCAATTTGATGCCAGGTCAGGGCTATCAATTATATTTGAACCAAAACACAACTTTGAGCTATCCTGATAATTAA